A stretch of Eubalaena glacialis isolate mEubGla1 chromosome 10, mEubGla1.1.hap2.+ XY, whole genome shotgun sequence DNA encodes these proteins:
- the LOC133099861 gene encoding LOW QUALITY PROTEIN: olfactory receptor 2AT4-like (The sequence of the model RefSeq protein was modified relative to this genomic sequence to represent the inferred CDS: inserted 2 bases in 2 codons), with amino-acid sequence METRACNGSEDSSTIFYLMGIPSLPKYLFLPIFFIVLLLYLLILLENALILVSVVAEPSLHKPMYFFLINLSAPDILFTTTTIPRMLSLFLLGDHNLSFPACFLQMYLFHSFSCSEAFILVVMAYDRYVAICRPLHYPVLMTPQTNAALVASAWPTALLLPIPAVVQTFHTAFDNTAHIYHCFCDHLVVVQASCSDTTPQTFMGFCITMVVSFLPLFLVLLCYAYILASVLRISSREGCSKAFSTCSSHLLVGTYYSSIAIAYVAYRADLXLDFHIVSNVXHATLTPVLSPLIYTLRNKDVKAAITKTACPQDTKKAGKT; translated from the exons ATGGAGACTAGAGCCTGTAATGGATCAGAGGACTCATCGACCATCTTCTACCTTATGGGCATCCCTTCTCTGCCCAAATACCTCTTCCTTCCTATCTTCTTCATTGTTCTCCTCCTCTACCTGCTCATCCTGCTGGAAAATGCTCTGATCCTGGTGTCTGTGGTGGCAGAGCCCAGCCTGCACAAACCCATGTACTTCTTCCTGATCAACCTCTCAGCCCCGGACATACTTTTCACCACAACCACCATCCCCAGGATGCTGTCCCTATTCTTGCTTGGGGACCACAACCTCAGCTTCCCTGCCTGCTTCCTGCAGATGTACCTTTTCCACAGCTTCTCCTGCTCTGAAGCCTTCATCCTGGTGGTCATGGCCTATGACCGCTATGTGGCTATCTGCCGCCCACTGCACTACCCTGTCCTCATGACCCCACAGACCAATGCTGCACTGGTAGCCAGTGCCTGGCCCACTGCCCTCCTTCTGCCCATCCCAGCAGTGGTGCAGACCTTCCACACGGCTTTTGACAACACTGCTCACATCTACCACTGCTTCTGTGACCACTTGGTTGTGGTCCAGGCCTCCTGCTCTGACACCACACCCCAGACCTTCATGGGCTTCTGCATCACCATGGTGgtgtcctttcttccccttttcctgGTGCTTCTCTGCTATGCCTACATCCTGGCCTCAGTGCTTCGCATCAGCTCCCGAGAAGGATGCTCGAAAGCCTTCTCCACCTGCAGCTCCCACCTCCTGGTTGGCACCTACTACTCTTCCATTGCCATAGCCTACGTGGCCTACAGGGCTGACC CTCTCGACTTCCACATCGTGAGCAACG GACATGCTACTCTCACACCTGTCCTCAGCCCTCTCATCTACACGCTGAGGAACAAGGATGTCAAAGCAGCAATCACCAAAACGGCATGTCCCCAGGACACAAAGAAAGCTGGGAAAACCTGA